The Janthinobacterium tructae genome contains the following window.
CTGCACCTGGCCGTCGAGCTGGAAGCGCACGACTTTGCCTGGCAACAAGCCCAGACCGGCCGCATCGCCCTCTTCGCTGCCGTCGAACAGCATTTGCTCGCCGATGCACACGCCCAGCACGGGCTTGCTGTCGGCGGCGCGCAGCAGCGCCTCCAATACGCCCGATTCGCGCAGGCTGCGCATGCAGTCGGGCATGGCACCCTGGCCCGGCAAGACGATGCGGTCGGCGCTGTCGATATCGGCAGCTACGCCGGAAATGCGCACGTCGGCTTCCGGCGCCACGGCACGCAGCGCCTGCGCCACCGAGCGCAAGTTGCCCATGCCGTAATCCACCACCACAATTTTATTCATGTTTGATCTCGGAATCTACAGTGGTTCGCGGGCGCTTACAGGCTGCCCTTGGTCGATGGAATGATGCCGGCCGCGCGCTCGTCGAGCTCGGCAGCCATGCGCAGCGCGCGGCCAAAGGCCTTGAACACGGTTTCGCACTGATGGTGGGCATTCGTGCCGCGCAGGTTGTCGATATGCAAGGTCACGCCCGCATGGTTGACGAAGCCGCGGAAAAATTCCAGCGTCAGGTCGACGTCGAAGCCGGCGATCATGGCACGCGTAAACGGGATGTGGTATTCGATGCCCGGGCGGCCCGAGAAATCGAGCACCACACGCGACAGCGCCTCGTCCAGCGGCACATACGCATGGCCGTAGCGGCGGATGCCCTTCTTGTCGCCGATGGCCTTGGCCACGGCCATGCCCAGGGTGATGCCCACGTCTTCCACCGTATGGTGGTTGTCGATATGCACGTCGCCCGTCGCTTCGATATCGAGGTCGATCAAGCCGTGGCGGGCGATCTGGTCCAGCATATGGTCGAGGAAGGGCACGCCGGTATTGAGCTTTTGCTGGCCCGTGCCGTCCAGGTTGAGGGCGACGCGAACTTGCGTCTCATTGGTGTTGCGCGTGATTTCTGCGGTGCGGTTCATGGGAGGCTCTGGCGATAGGCTAAACGAGGGATGCCTTGAAGGCATCGTAAAAAAGGGAATTCTCTTCCGGGGTGCTGACGCTGATGCGCAGGCAATTGGCCAGCGCAGCATGCATTTTACTCATATTTTTAATTAAAACCCTGCGGGCAAGCAGTTTTGCACAAACATCGTCGGAATCAGCCACACGAATCAGAAGAAAATTTGCCTTCGAGGGAAACACCGTCACGCCCGGCAACGCCGCCAGGCGCAGCGCCAGGTCGTCGCGCGCGCTGTTGAGCAGATCCGCCTGCGCATTGAGCACGTCGAGGTGCTCGAGTGCGAATTCGGCCGCCGCCTGCGTCAGCACATTCACATTGTACGGCGGGCGCACTTTTTCAAACTGCGCCAGCAGGGCCGGCGCGGCCGACATATAGCCGAGACGTATGCCGGCCAGGCCCAGTTTCGACACGGTGCGCATCACCACCAGGTTCTCGAATTCGGGCAGGCGGCCCATGAAGCTGTGCTGCGCGAACGGCTCGTAGGCTTCATCGACGACGGCGATGCCCGAGTCGCCGAGGGCGGCGAGGATGCGTTCGATGTCGGCGCTGGCAAACAGGTTGCCCGTCGGGTTGTTCGGATACGCGAGGAAGACCAGCGCCGGGCGGTGCTGTTCAATCGCCGCCAGCATGGCCGGCATGTCCAGGCTGAAGTCCGGGTTCAACGGCACGCCGACGAAATCCATGCCGGCAAACTGCGCCGAACGCGCATACATGACGAAGGCCGGCACTGGCGCCAGCAGCACGGCGCGCTGGCCCGGCTCCTGGCGGGCGCAAGCCATGGCCAGGATGGAAATGAGTTCATCGGAGCCGTTGCCCAGCATGACGTCGTAGCCGGCTGGCACGCCCAGATTGGCGCAGATGGCCGCCTGCAGGCTGGCGTACGACGGCGGATAGCGGTTCAGCGCCACACCGGCCAGGCGCGCGCCCAGTGCCTCGCGCAGCTGCTGCGGCAGCAGATACGGGTTTTCCATCGCATCGAGTTTGATGTAACCGCTGGCATCGGCTACCTGGTAGCTGTTGACGGCGCGCACATCGGAGCGCACGGTGTTGCTGATTAACTGATCGAGGAAAGACATGCTGCAAACACTCCTGATGAAATTAAATGGAGACTAAATGACGACGTCTTCCGGCACGCCGGCGCTGCGCGCCTTGCGGGCCGGCGTTTTTTTCACTGCGGGCGGCTTTTTCAAGGCAGCCGGTTTTTTGGCAGCCGCCGGCTTCTTCACTGCCGCCTTGGCAGCCTTCGGTGCGGGAGCGGCCGGTGCGGCCAGCTCCTGCGCCAGTGCCGCCAGGCGCTGTTCGATGATGGCGCAGTAATCGGGGTTCAACTCAAAGCCGACGAAATCGCGCCCGCAGCGTTTCGCCGCCAGCGCCGTGGTGCCGCTGCCCATGAACAGGTCGAGCACCACGCCGCCGGGCGGGCACGAAGCCTTGAGCATGCGCTCGATGATTTCGAGCGGCTTTTGCGTCGGGTGGTCGGCCCGTTCCGGGTGTTCCTTGTGCAGGCGCGAGACGCTCCACAAGTCTTTCGGGTTGTAGCCCACTTCCAGCCATTTGGCGCCGATGAAAATCGAGCGCGAACGGGCTTTCTTGGTGGCCGCGTCGTAGGCGATGCGCACCGCGTCAAGGTCGAAGTAGTAATCCTTGCGCTTGACGAAGAAGCCGATGGTGTCGTGCACCGATGAAAAGCTGCGCACGCTGCCGCCCATGGACGGCACGCGGCGATCCCAGATGATTTCATTCATCATCGCCATGCGCTGTTTCAGCATGACGAAGATCTCCGGCGAATAGCGCCAGGTCAGAAAGATATACAGGCTGCCGTTGGCTTTCAGCTTGGGCAGCGCCGCATCGATCCACGCCTCCGTCCAGCGCAGGTAGTCGGCCACCGACTGCTGGTCCGAGGCGTTGCCGTAATCCTTGCCCAAGTTGTACGGCGGATCCGTCAGGATCAGGTCCACCGAGCCATCGGGAATGCGCGCCAGCCCCGCCAGCGCATCTTCGCAATAGACCCGGTTGACCCAGTCCGGCCGCTCCGCCAACTTCGTCATGGCTGCGGCTTCAAACGCAGTTCGGCGCTGCGCGCGTGGGCTTGCAAGCCTTCGCCATACGCCAGCGTGGCGGCGACACGGCCCAGGGTTTGCGCGCCCGCTTCACTGACGTGAATGATGGACGAGCGCTTCTGGAAGTCGTACACGCCCAGCGGCGACGAAAAGCGCGCCGTGCGCGAGGTTGGCAGCACGTGATTGGGACCGCAGCAATAGTCGCCCAGCGATTCGGACGAAAAGCGGCCCAGGAACATGGCGCCCGCGTGGCGGATCTGCTCGGCCCACTGCTGCGGGTTTTCCGCCGAGATTTCCAGGTGTTCCGCCGCAATGCTGTTGGCGATCTCGCACGCTTCTTGCATGCCGCGCACCTTGATCAGCGCGCCCCTGTCTTGCAGCGAAGTGCTGATGGTGGCCTGGCGCGGCATCGTCGGCAGCAGTCTGGCGATGCTCTCTTCGACTTGCGCGATGTAGCCGGCGTCGGGGCACAGCAAAATGGCTTGCGCCAGCTCGTCGTGCTCGGCCTGCGAAAACAGGTCCATGGCGACCCAGTCCGGGTCCGTCGTGCCGTCGCACAGCACCAGGATTTCCGACGGTCCGGCGATCATGTCGATGCCGACGATGCCGAACACGCGACGCTTGGCGGCGGCCACATAGGCGTTGCCGGGGCCGACGATTTTATCCACGGCGGCGATCGTCTGCGTGCCGTAGGCCAGCGCGCCGACCGCTTGCGCGCCGCCGATGGTGATCACGCGCGTCACGCCGGCGATTGCGGCGGCGGCCAGCACCATCTGGTTTTTCACGCCATCGGGCGTCGGCACCACCATGATGATTTCCCCCACGCCCGCCACATGCGCGGGAATGGCGTTCATCAGCACGGACGACGGATACGCTGCCTTGCCGCCCGGGACGTAGATGCCGACCCGGTCCAGCGGCGTGATCTTCTGGCCCAGCACCGTGCCATCGGGCTCGGTGTAGCTAAAACCGCGCAATTCCTCGCGCTGGCGTTCGTGGAAGGCGCGGATGCGCTGCGCGGCGATCTGCAGCGCTTCGCGCTGGGCCGACGGCAAGCCATTCAGGGCCGCCTGCAATTCGGCCTGCGAAATATCAAAGGCCGCCATTTCCGCCGCGCCGCCATGCGGGATGCGGTCGAAACGGTTGGTGTATTCCAGGACGGCGGCATCGCCGCGCGTTTTCACGTCGGCCAGGATTTTCGCCACCGACGTTTCAATCGCTGCATCGGTGCCCGCCTCGAACGCCAGCAGCGTATCGAGCGATTGTTGGAAACCATCCTGGCTTGAATCGAGCTTGCGTATCTGTATCGGCATAATCGGCTTTCTGCTACTGAAGGTGTCTAGGCTTGCGAAGCGCGTTCAAACGCCTCGATAATCGGCTGCAAGCGCTCGCGCTTGAGCTTGAGCGCAGCCTGGTTGACCACCAGGCGCGACGAAATTTCCATGATGTGCTCGACTTCGACGAGGTTGTTCGCGCGCAGGGTGCTGCCCGTGCTGACCAGGTCGACGATGGCGTCGGACAGGCCCACCAAAGGCGCCAGCTCCATCGAGCCATACAGCTTGATCAGGTCGACGTGCACGCCCTTGGCGGCGAAATGCTCGCGCGCCGTGTGCACGAACTTGGTGGCCACGCGCAATCGCGCGCCCTGGTGCACGGCCTTTTCATAGTCAAAGCCGGCCTGCACCGCCACCGACATGCGGCAGGCGGCGATATTCAGGTCGATCGGCTGGTACAGGCCTTCGCCGCCGTGTTCCAGCAGCACGTCCTTGCCCGCCACGCCGAAATCGGCCGCGCCGTACTGCACGTAGGTCGGCACGTCGCTGGCGCGCACGATGATGACGCGCACGTTCGGATCGTTGGTGGCCAAAATCAGCTTGCGCGAGGTCTCCGGGTTTTCCAGCACCTTGATGCCGGCCGCTTCCAGCAGCGGCATGGTGTCCTCAAAAATGCGGCCTTTTGACAGCGCCAGAATCAGCTGGGAGCTGTCACCGTTGTTCGATCCGTTCATGCTCGTTCCTTTTCTTGTTTTTACTTGATGCGCACGATGTTCGCGCCGACGGCGGACAGCTTCACTTCCATGCGGTCGTAGCCGCGGTCGAGGTGATAGATGCGGTCGATCAGGGTTTCGCCATCGGCCGCCAGGGCCGCGATCACCAGCGAGGCCGAGGCGCGCAGGTCGGTCGCCATCACGGGTGCGCCGCGCAACTGCTTGACGCCGGCGATGATGGCCGTGTTGCCCTCGATGGTGATGTCGGCGCCCAGGCGGTTCATTTCCTGCACGTGCATGAAGCGGTTCTCGAAAATCGTCTCGGTAACGCGGCTGGCGCCGTTGGCGATGGTGTTGACGGCCATGAACTGCGCCTGCATGTCGGTCGGGAAGCCCGGGTATTCGGTGGTGCGGAAGCTGACGGGGTTCGGACGGGCCGACATCTCGGCGCGGATCCAGTCGGCGCCGAAGGTCATCGTCAGGCCCATGGCGCGCAGCTTGTCGAGCGCCGCGTCGAGGATATCGGTGCGTACATTGCGCAGCGTGATATCGCCGCCGGTGGCCGCCACGGCGCACAGGAAGGTGCCCGTTTCGATACGGTCGGCGATCACCGCGTGCGAGGCGCCGTGCAAGGCGTCGACGCCCTGGATCACCAGGCGGCTGGTGCCGATGCCGTCGATCTTCGCGCCCATGGCCACCAGCAGGTGCGCCAGGTCGGTGACTTCCGGTTCGCAGGCGGCGTTTTCCAGGATGGTTTCGCCTTCGGCCAGGGTCGCTGCCATCAGCAGGTTCTCGGTGCCGGTGACGGTGATCATGTCGGTGACGATGCGCGCGCCTTTCAGCTTGGCGCACTTGGCGTAGATGTAGCCCGCCTCGATGCGGATCTCGGCGCCCAGCGCTTCCAGGCCCTTGATGTGCTGGTCGACCGGACGCGAACCGATGGCGCAGCCGCCCGGCAGCGAGACCTTGGCTTCGCCGAAGCGCGCCAGCATGGGGCCCAGTACCAGGATCGAGGCGCGCATGGTTTTCACCAGTTCATACGGCGCTTCCAGGGTGGTGATGGCGCTGCCGTTCAAGACCACGCGGTCGCCGTCCTGTTGCACTTTCAGGCCCGTCTGGCCCAGCAGTTTGAGCATGGTGGCCACGTCGTGCAAGTGCGGCACATTCGTCAGGTCCAGGTCGCCCGCAGTCAGGAGACCCGCGCACAGGATCGGCAGGGCGGCGTTTTTCGCACCGGAGATGGCGATGTCGCCGTTCAGGCGGTTGCCGCCGTTGATGAGGAGTTTGTCCATGTGCTTATCCTTGGAATTCTTCAGGTGTCAGGGTTTTCATCGACAGCGCGTGGATTTCCTCGCGCATGCGGTCGCCCAGCGCCGCGTAGACGATCTGGTGGCGGGCGATCAAACGCTTGCCGGCAAACGCGGGCGAAACGATCACGGCCTGGAAGTGCTGGCCATCGCCCTCCACTTCGAGGTGCGTGCATTCGAGGCCGGCCGACAGGTAGCCGTGGATCAGTTCTGGAGTGGTGGTCACGATAAGTCCTTGATATTGAATAAGGTAGTAATGGGATGTGTCGCAATTAATGACGCAAACGATAGCCGCTTTTCAGCAGGCGGATCGAGGCCAGCGCCAGGATCACGAGGAAACCGGCGACGATGGAAAGACTGAGCCACGGGCTGACGTCGGACACGCCGAAGAAGCCGTAGCGGAAGCCGTCGATCATGTAAAAGAAGGGGTTCAAATGCGATACCGTCTGCCAGAACGGCGGCAGTGAGTGGATCGAATAGAACACGCCCGACAAAAAGGTGGCCGGCATGATCAGGAAGTTCTGGAAGGCGGCCAGCTGGTCGAATTTCTCGGCCCAGATGCCGGCGATCAGACCCATGGTGCCCAGCATGGCGGCGCCGAGAAACGCGAAGATGACGATCCACAGCGGTGCGACAAACGACAGGTCGGCGAACCAGCAAGTGATGGCAAACACGCCAAAGCCCACGGCCAGGCCGCGCGCGACGGAAGCGAGTACATACGCCGAGAAGATTTCCCAGTGCGACAGGGGCGTGAGCAGCACGAACACCAGGTTGCCCGTGATCTTGGACTGGATCAGCGAGGACGAGGAATTGGCGAACGCGTTTTGCAGCACGCTCATCATCACCAGGCCGGGAATCAGAAAGGCCGTGTAGCTGACGCCGGGGCTCGGCTCCACGCGGCCATCCAACACATGGCCGAACACCAGCAGGTACAGCATCGACGTGAGCACGGGCGCGGCCACGGTTTGCGTCGCCACTTTCCAGAAGCGCAGTGTCTCTTTGTAGACGAGGGTGCGAAATCCTGTCGAAATCATACGGTACCTTTATCCATGATCTGCAAGAAGATATCTTCCAGGTCAGCTTGTTGCAATTGCATTTCATCGATTTCGACGCCCGCTTCACGCAGGCGGGCGAGGATTTTCTCGACTTCGCTGTATTCGTTGACGCGCAGGCTGAACTTGTTCGGCGCCTGCTGTTCTTCCGGGTGCAGCACCAGGTGCTGCAGGTCGGCCGGCAGGCTGCCGTTTTTGAGGTGCACCCGCAACTGCGAGCCGGCGATGCGGCGGATCAGGGCCGACATGGTATCGAGCGCCACCACCTTGCCGGTTTTCAGCATGGCGACGCGCTGGCACATGGCTTGCGCCTCTTCCAGGTAGTGGGTGGTCAGCACGACCGTGTGGCCACCTTCGCGGTTCAGGCGCGAGATGAACTTCCACAGGGTCTGGCGCAGTTCCACGTCGACGCCGGCCGTCGGCTCATCGAGCACGATGACGGGCGGCTTGTGCACCAGCGCTTGCGCCACGAGTACGCGGCGCTTCATGCCGCCGGACAGCGCGCGCATATTCGTGTCGGCCTTGCCGGTCAGGTCGAGGTTTTCCATGACCTCGTCGATCCACTTGTCGTTGTTCGGCAGGCCGAAATAGCCGGACTGCAGACGCAGGGTTTCGCGCACGGTGAAAAACGGGTCGAACACCAGCTCCTGCGGCACCACGCCCAGGTTGCGGCGCGCATTGCGGAAGTCCTTGACCACATCGTGGCCATGGATCTTGACGGTGCCCGCGTCGGGGCGTATCAGGCCGGCGATGATGGAAATGAGGGTGGTCTTGCCGGCGCCATTCGGGCCGAGCAGGCCGAAAAATTCGCCTTCCTCGATGGCCAGCGACACGCCGCCCAGCGCCTTGAGCGATTTATAGCTCTTTTCTACATTCGTGATTTGAATTGCGGTCATGTGCTTGTTTCAAGTGTAATGCGTCTGGTGTGATGCGCCAGTTGCCGGGGACATCCAGGCCGGCTGGCCGGTGCAGGGCGCCCCCTTCAGACGAGGGCGGCGCAACAGTCAATTATAGTTGGAAAATTCGTGGAACACTTGGAGATCAATCCGGCGGCGCTGCTGGCCTGCCGGCTTGAAAGCTACTGCTGATGCGGGGAGTGGGACAGGATCAATGATGATGCAGGTCGGACGGGCTGCGTTCGGCGTGGCCGTCGGCGCTACCGCAGTCGTCGGCCGTCAGCGTGCTCGAGACGAGCGAGCAGACGCCATACAGCTTGGTGAGGTTTTTCAGGTTGTTCGGCAGGTTTTTCAGCTCCAGCACGCCGCCCGCATCCTGCGCGGCGCGCTGCCACGTCAGCATGACGGAAACGGCGGCCGAATCGACAGCCTTGATGTTGCGCAAGTCGAACTTGGTCTGACCCGAGCGGATGGCATCCAGCCCCTGCTCCAATGCCACAGTGGCATTGTGCACGGTCAGGGAAGTCAGGGATTGCAAGGTATCGAGAGAGTCGGGCATGGCGTCGGGCTGCGCTGGTCTGGAGCTGGTTCAGGAGCTATATGATAGCCGATTATTTGGCTTTGGCAGCGGGACGGCTGGCCAGAGCCTTGTTTTTTGCCTGCAAGGTCTTGATCAGGCCATCGATGCCGCCCTTGCTGATCTCGCTGGCGAAGCTGCTTTTATACGTTTCCACCAGCCACGCGCCCAGCACGTTGATGTCATAGATCTTCCAGCCGGACGGGGTTTTCGCCACGCGGTAGTTCAGGAGCATGGGTTCGCCGCGCGCCACGTTGACCTGCGAGCGCACTTCCACTTCCGTGTCGCTCGGGTCGGCGCGCAGCGGCTTGAATTCCACGGTTTCGTTCTTGATCTGCGACAGGGCGCCCGAATACGTATAGATCAGCAAGGTGCGAAATTCCGCGGACAGCTGCTTTTGCTGGTCCGGCGTGGCGTCGCGCCAGAAGCGGCCGGCGGCCAGGGACGTCATGCGCTGGAAATCCACATACGGCAAGATCTTGCTTTCCACCAATTCGGTGACGCGCTTGATATCGCCCGCCTGGATCGCCTTGTCGGCCTTGGCCGT
Protein-coding sequences here:
- the hisH gene encoding imidazole glycerol phosphate synthase subunit HisH, yielding MNKIVVVDYGMGNLRSVAQALRAVAPEADVRISGVAADIDSADRIVLPGQGAMPDCMRSLRESGVLEALLRAADSKPVLGVCIGEQMLFDGSEEGDAAGLGLLPGKVVRFQLDGQVQEDGSRFKVPQMGWNQVRQTASHAMWDGIADNAYFYFVHSYFAQPQEAAHTVGETVYGAPFACAVARDNIFATQFHPEKSAAAGLQLYKNFVHWQP
- the hisB gene encoding imidazoleglycerol-phosphate dehydratase HisB, which translates into the protein MNRTAEITRNTNETQVRVALNLDGTGQQKLNTGVPFLDHMLDQIARHGLIDLDIEATGDVHIDNHHTVEDVGITLGMAVAKAIGDKKGIRRYGHAYVPLDEALSRVVLDFSGRPGIEYHIPFTRAMIAGFDVDLTLEFFRGFVNHAGVTLHIDNLRGTNAHHQCETVFKAFGRALRMAAELDERAAGIIPSTKGSL
- the hisC gene encoding histidinol-phosphate transaminase; the protein is MSFLDQLISNTVRSDVRAVNSYQVADASGYIKLDAMENPYLLPQQLREALGARLAGVALNRYPPSYASLQAAICANLGVPAGYDVMLGNGSDELISILAMACARQEPGQRAVLLAPVPAFVMYARSAQFAGMDFVGVPLNPDFSLDMPAMLAAIEQHRPALVFLAYPNNPTGNLFASADIERILAALGDSGIAVVDEAYEPFAQHSFMGRLPEFENLVVMRTVSKLGLAGIRLGYMSAAPALLAQFEKVRPPYNVNVLTQAAAEFALEHLDVLNAQADLLNSARDDLALRLAALPGVTVFPSKANFLLIRVADSDDVCAKLLARRVLIKNMSKMHAALANCLRISVSTPEENSLFYDAFKASLV
- a CDS encoding DNA-methyltransferase, with the protein product MTKLAERPDWVNRVYCEDALAGLARIPDGSVDLILTDPPYNLGKDYGNASDQQSVADYLRWTEAWIDAALPKLKANGSLYIFLTWRYSPEIFVMLKQRMAMMNEIIWDRRVPSMGGSVRSFSSVHDTIGFFVKRKDYYFDLDAVRIAYDAATKKARSRSIFIGAKWLEVGYNPKDLWSVSRLHKEHPERADHPTQKPLEIIERMLKASCPPGGVVLDLFMGSGTTALAAKRCGRDFVGFELNPDYCAIIEQRLAALAQELAAPAAPAPKAAKAAVKKPAAAKKPAALKKPPAVKKTPARKARSAGVPEDVVI
- the hisD gene encoding histidinol dehydrogenase yields the protein MPIQIRKLDSSQDGFQQSLDTLLAFEAGTDAAIETSVAKILADVKTRGDAAVLEYTNRFDRIPHGGAAEMAAFDISQAELQAALNGLPSAQREALQIAAQRIRAFHERQREELRGFSYTEPDGTVLGQKITPLDRVGIYVPGGKAAYPSSVLMNAIPAHVAGVGEIIMVVPTPDGVKNQMVLAAAAIAGVTRVITIGGAQAVGALAYGTQTIAAVDKIVGPGNAYVAAAKRRVFGIVGIDMIAGPSEILVLCDGTTDPDWVAMDLFSQAEHDELAQAILLCPDAGYIAQVEESIARLLPTMPRQATISTSLQDRGALIKVRGMQEACEIANSIAAEHLEISAENPQQWAEQIRHAGAMFLGRFSSESLGDYCCGPNHVLPTSRTARFSSPLGVYDFQKRSSIIHVSEAGAQTLGRVAATLAYGEGLQAHARSAELRLKPQP
- the hisG gene encoding ATP phosphoribosyltransferase; the protein is MNGSNNGDSSQLILALSKGRIFEDTMPLLEAAGIKVLENPETSRKLILATNDPNVRVIIVRASDVPTYVQYGAADFGVAGKDVLLEHGGEGLYQPIDLNIAACRMSVAVQAGFDYEKAVHQGARLRVATKFVHTAREHFAAKGVHVDLIKLYGSMELAPLVGLSDAIVDLVSTGSTLRANNLVEVEHIMEISSRLVVNQAALKLKRERLQPIIEAFERASQA
- the murA gene encoding UDP-N-acetylglucosamine 1-carboxyvinyltransferase, with product MDKLLINGGNRLNGDIAISGAKNAALPILCAGLLTAGDLDLTNVPHLHDVATMLKLLGQTGLKVQQDGDRVVLNGSAITTLEAPYELVKTMRASILVLGPMLARFGEAKVSLPGGCAIGSRPVDQHIKGLEALGAEIRIEAGYIYAKCAKLKGARIVTDMITVTGTENLLMAATLAEGETILENAACEPEVTDLAHLLVAMGAKIDGIGTSRLVIQGVDALHGASHAVIADRIETGTFLCAVAATGGDITLRNVRTDILDAALDKLRAMGLTMTFGADWIRAEMSARPNPVSFRTTEYPGFPTDMQAQFMAVNTIANGASRVTETIFENRFMHVQEMNRLGADITIEGNTAIIAGVKQLRGAPVMATDLRASASLVIAALAADGETLIDRIYHLDRGYDRMEVKLSAVGANIVRIK
- a CDS encoding BolA family protein, with product MTTTPELIHGYLSAGLECTHLEVEGDGQHFQAVIVSPAFAGKRLIARHQIVYAALGDRMREEIHALSMKTLTPEEFQG
- a CDS encoding ABC transporter permease → MISTGFRTLVYKETLRFWKVATQTVAAPVLTSMLYLLVFGHVLDGRVEPSPGVSYTAFLIPGLVMMSVLQNAFANSSSSLIQSKITGNLVFVLLTPLSHWEIFSAYVLASVARGLAVGFGVFAITCWFADLSFVAPLWIVIFAFLGAAMLGTMGLIAGIWAEKFDQLAAFQNFLIMPATFLSGVFYSIHSLPPFWQTVSHLNPFFYMIDGFRYGFFGVSDVSPWLSLSIVAGFLVILALASIRLLKSGYRLRH
- a CDS encoding ABC transporter ATP-binding protein; amino-acid sequence: MTAIQITNVEKSYKSLKALGGVSLAIEEGEFFGLLGPNGAGKTTLISIIAGLIRPDAGTVKIHGHDVVKDFRNARRNLGVVPQELVFDPFFTVRETLRLQSGYFGLPNNDKWIDEVMENLDLTGKADTNMRALSGGMKRRVLVAQALVHKPPVIVLDEPTAGVDVELRQTLWKFISRLNREGGHTVVLTTHYLEEAQAMCQRVAMLKTGKVVALDTMSALIRRIAGSQLRVHLKNGSLPADLQHLVLHPEEQQAPNKFSLRVNEYSEVEKILARLREAGVEIDEMQLQQADLEDIFLQIMDKGTV
- a CDS encoding STAS domain-containing protein, whose product is MPDSLDTLQSLTSLTVHNATVALEQGLDAIRSGQTKFDLRNIKAVDSAAVSVMLTWQRAAQDAGGVLELKNLPNNLKNLTKLYGVCSLVSSTLTADDCGSADGHAERSPSDLHHH
- a CDS encoding MlaC/ttg2D family ABC transporter substrate-binding protein yields the protein MKLMKQLLAMATIAFATAAQAAPATEAPDVLVKRISQDVIETAKADKAIQAGDIKRVTELVESKILPYVDFQRMTSLAAGRFWRDATPDQQKQLSAEFRTLLIYTYSGALSQIKNETVEFKPLRADPSDTEVEVRSQVNVARGEPMLLNYRVAKTPSGWKIYDINVLGAWLVETYKSSFASEISKGGIDGLIKTLQAKNKALASRPAAKAK